One part of the Mangrovibacillus cuniculi genome encodes these proteins:
- a CDS encoding phosphatidylglycerophosphatase A yields the protein MTERKMSQLETVAREMLLSRGVTIDDIGELVMYLQKKYHPSLSMEECVENVHRVLTKREVQNALITGIQLDILAEKKMLESPLQEIIERDEGLYGVDEILALSIVNVYGSIGFTNYGYIDKQKPGILLNLNDKNSGECHTFLDDIVGAIAAAASSRLAHRHQHEENE from the coding sequence ATGACTGAGCGTAAAATGTCGCAATTAGAAACTGTAGCAAGAGAAATGTTATTATCTAGAGGAGTAACGATTGATGATATAGGTGAATTAGTAATGTACCTTCAGAAAAAATATCATCCGTCGTTATCTATGGAAGAGTGTGTAGAAAACGTTCATAGAGTGTTAACGAAAAGAGAAGTCCAAAATGCATTAATTACTGGAATTCAATTAGATATATTAGCAGAAAAGAAAATGTTAGAATCTCCTCTTCAAGAAATTATTGAGCGAGACGAAGGTCTTTATGGGGTAGATGAAATTCTTGCACTTTCCATTGTAAACGTTTACGGTTCGATTGGATTTACGAATTATGGATATATCGATAAACAAAAACCTGGAATCCTTTTAAATTTAAACGATAAAAATTCAGGTGAATGCCATACTTTCTTAGATGACATTGTAGGAGCAATCGCGGCGGCAGCGTCTAGTAGATTAGCGCATCGTCATCAGCATGAGGAAAATGAATAA
- a CDS encoding TIGR01457 family HAD-type hydrolase produces MKDYKGYLIDLDGTMYRGTESIREAVEFVGRLKEKNIPYLFVTNNSSRRPAQVADKLANFGIHATEEHVFTTSQATASYMKSLNKGDKAYVIGEEGIRSSLEEVGFTLVEEETPDFVVVGIDRSINYEKLAKACLGVRAGATFISTNGDIAIPTERGLLPGNGSLTSVVSVSTQVQPIFIGKPEAIIMEQALAKLGLPKEEVVMVGDNYDTDIMAGIKAGIDTLMVHTGVTSPDNLRTRSVQPTFAISCLSEWEL; encoded by the coding sequence ATGAAGGATTATAAAGGGTATTTAATTGATTTAGATGGAACGATGTATCGCGGTACAGAAAGTATTAGAGAAGCAGTTGAGTTTGTTGGCAGACTAAAAGAAAAGAATATTCCTTATTTATTTGTGACGAATAACTCTTCTAGAAGACCAGCTCAAGTGGCTGATAAGTTAGCGAACTTCGGCATTCACGCTACAGAAGAACATGTTTTTACCACTTCTCAAGCTACCGCATCATATATGAAATCACTAAACAAAGGTGATAAAGCTTATGTAATTGGGGAAGAGGGAATTAGGAGTAGTTTAGAAGAAGTTGGCTTCACGTTAGTAGAAGAAGAAACGCCAGATTTCGTGGTAGTGGGAATTGATCGTTCCATCAATTACGAAAAACTAGCAAAAGCTTGTTTAGGAGTTCGTGCAGGTGCTACATTTATTTCTACAAATGGAGATATTGCCATTCCAACAGAGCGAGGGTTGTTACCAGGTAACGGTTCCTTAACATCGGTTGTTTCTGTTTCTACACAAGTTCAGCCAATCTTCATTGGTAAGCCAGAAGCCATTATTATGGAACAAGCACTAGCGAAACTAGGACTTCCAAAAGAAGAAGTAGTAATGGTAGGAGATAACTACGATACAGATATTATGGCAGGTATTAAAGCAGGGATTGATACGTTGATGGTTCATACTGGAGTTACTTCTCCAGATAACTTGCGTACGCGTTCGGTGCAGCCTACGTTTGCTATTTCATGTTTATCGGAGTGGGAACTGTAA
- the hepT gene encoding type VII toxin-antitoxin system HepT family RNase toxin, which translates to MYFVDRELMEKRVSFLENECDFLHTINSFTENKLVERAVERSIHTIIEAILDIGNAMIDGFIMRDPGSYEDIIDIMLDERVITKDMELPLKTIIGLRKNVVNDYWNVDIEAIEHVVLTSLASGKQFATSVRTYLENELGPVTAFTPLEIKE; encoded by the coding sequence ATGTACTTTGTTGACCGTGAACTAATGGAAAAAAGGGTTTCTTTTCTTGAAAATGAATGTGATTTCTTACACACAATAAATAGTTTTACTGAAAATAAATTGGTAGAACGAGCAGTTGAGAGATCAATACATACAATTATTGAAGCGATTTTAGATATTGGTAATGCAATGATTGATGGATTTATCATGCGTGATCCTGGAAGTTATGAGGACATTATTGATATTATGTTAGATGAGCGTGTTATCACAAAAGACATGGAACTGCCGTTAAAAACAATTATTGGGTTGCGAAAAAACGTTGTAAATGATTATTGGAATGTAGATATAGAAGCAATTGAGCATGTAGTATTAACGAGTTTAGCAAGCGGAAAACAATTTGCAACAAGTGTAAGGACTTATTTAGAAAATGAATTGGGGCCAGTAACAGCATTTACCCCATTAGAAATAAAGGAGTAA
- a CDS encoding DUF3055 domain-containing protein gives MSERFFLYDDVETSKTRFVSFMGEHHRYDLAITQTDRHYGKQLVLDMQGSRFAILGQDDLKEEGYIAHVFKLSEEEADELTEFLQEIL, from the coding sequence ATGTCTGAACGTTTCTTTTTATATGATGATGTAGAAACATCTAAAACACGGTTCGTTAGTTTTATGGGGGAGCATCATCGTTATGATTTAGCGATTACTCAAACGGATCGCCATTACGGGAAACAGCTTGTCCTTGATATGCAAGGAAGTCGCTTCGCCATTTTGGGACAAGACGATTTAAAAGAGGAAGGTTATATTGCTCATGTCTTTAAGTTATCGGAGGAAGAAGCAGACGAGTTAACGGAATTCTTGCAAGAAATCCTTTAA